The following nucleotide sequence is from Endozoicomonas sp. GU-1.
GAATAGCAAACAGCTGAACTTTTTTATAGCCGAATTATTAAGAGGGTATCTTCACATACTGCAAAAAGGCAGGATTATCAGTGCAGATATTGGCAAGAAAAATGTCCTGTATGTTGCCCGGGAGAACAGGCTGAAAATTTCTGATTTCGGCCGACCGAATAATTCTAATGATCCCCTCATTTGGAATCGCAGACAACAGAAAAAAATAGGTGAGCTTTTGCTATCCCTGCTCGACATGATGGGTCACGACTGTGTGGGAGTCCCGCCCGGACACAAACATTGCTCTGATTGCCTTCAGCATGAAATAAGAATTTGTAGAGAAGGCCCTAACAAAAGCTTGAAAAGATTGAAACAAGAACTTAGTAATGAGCAGGAGAAAATCATCTCAGACCTTTTAAACGCACGTCTTGATTCAGGCCAGATAGAAAATATCCTGGAAAGCTTAACCACTCAATTAGAAATACTGCCCAAGCCTGAAAAATTTTCCGATCCGTTGCGGGCCTGAGAATAGCACGCTCCAACGAGTGAGGATCTCGCTAGTAGACAATTGTTAGCGCGCTTTCGATTTTTTCTATCCTGGTGCGTTAAGTACTACTTTTTCTTGCCTGTCATGTAGTGTCTACCCTCTTTATCGAATACAAATAATTCTGCCTCAGGGTATTGCCCCATGATTTCAGACAATGTTTTTTTTGGATACTCTTCAAGCTCACCTTCAGGGCCTGCAACGTTGACTACCTTTTCATCAAGATCGCAAACAATGATCCAGCAATTTTCAGTGTATGCCATCAGACGAAGATCAATCTGTTGGGCATAATTATAAGACTCCATTAACTTGTCAATTTGTTTTTCAAATAAAGAAGTGAGTGCCGGGTGAAACTTCAGCTTACCATTACCATCCAGGCACCTTTTTCCCTCATCGTAGGATTTTTGTCTTAATTCCGTGATGCTGGCATCACGTCTAATTTTGGACATACCATCATAAAAACAATTGCCATCGCGAACCGTCTTAACAAACTTCCGGTGGTATTTCTCGAGTATGGCTGCCGCCTTTCGCTCTTTCCGGATAGCTTTTGCTCGTCGAACGGCGTCCGACTCTTTACTTGAAGCGAGACCCTGCGTCATAGCGGGATCACTTTCAGTAATCTTTGAAGTGCCTGAGTCCAGGCTACGCTGAGTGGCCTTTGCCACATCTGCCCGTTCTCTGGCACTGCGCAGTTGCTCATCCAGTTGCTGCGTTTCTCTACTGAGCGCTAACGCCCGGGCCAAAGCGGGATCATTCTCATCATTTGCGGTAGCCAGGCTGTGACTTAAAGCTTCTGCCAGCTCAACTGCCTCCCGGTCAGCACGTCTCAACTGATCCGTGACCTCGGTCACCCTGCTGTCCGCTAATGCTTGCTGGAGTTCATCATTAAACGTGTCAGCATGGTTATGGCTCACAGGGCTCTCAGAATAACCTTCATCCTGCGCTTCATCAGGAAACCTATATACACGTTCCATGTCATCTACATCCCATGGGTCAGGAATGTCACTCAGTTTACTGGCCGTTTCATAACCTGAATCATCGTCTGACTCTGTCGATCCGGTTGTCTGACGATTTGCATTCTGGCCACCCTCGATTGCTGGCAATGATTCCTGATATGGTATGTGACTCACAAAGGGCACAACCCCCTTGTTAACCCCTGCAACATACCGCTCCTTTATGCTTTTCTCTATGGTCGGTGCCTGGAGCGCTTCCTCCATGGTTTTCCTGTAATGGGATGCGAGGAGGAAACATTTGACATGATTGACCAGATAAGAAAAAAACCTTCCTTGACCTCCAGCTTATAAACCAGCCGTCCATCTGACGTATTCACCTTTTGCATATCCAGGGAGCGCCAGCGGCTGTGGTTGCCTGCACTGTTCCAATTTTCAAGAACGTCAGCAGAAGACTTTAATACATCCGATGCATTTCCAAACATTATAATTAGTCCCTTTATCATTCCATTGAATAGTGACCAGCCCGATAAACAGCAACAATATGCTTAGCCTAAAACATTACAGGCAAATCACAACAAAGCACAGATTCCCCATAAACCGCTTTTAACCCCTGACGAAAAGAGTAAAATAGCCGCCACACATTTTTTCGCTTATAGCTGATAAGAAATCGTACCGGAAACCACCGGTTATCAGAGGGACATTATGCAGCTGAACTCCATCGAAGAACTTCTAGAGGACATTCGCCTCGGTAAGCCGGTCATACTGATGGATGATGAAGACCGTGAGAACGAAGGTGATCTGATCATCGCTGCGGAGAAAATCACCCCGGAAATTGTTAACTTTATGACCCGTGAGGCCAGGGGGCTGCTGTGCCTGACACTGACCGGCGATCGTTGTGATTTCCTTGGCCTTCCGCCAATGGTGGGGGCTTCGGACAACCAGTCTGGCTATGGCACACCATTCACCGTATCCATTGAAGCGGCAGAAGGGGTGACCACGGGTATTTCCGCTCAGGACCGGGCCAGAACCATTTTAACGGCGGTTGACCCACTTTCACGCCCGGCCGACATTGTCCAGCCAGGTCATATTTTCCCACTTCGTGCCAGACCCGGCGGGGTATTGAGCCGCGCTGGCCACACCGAAGCCGGTTGTGATCTTGCCCGTCTGGCAGGGCTGACACCGGCAGCCGCCATTATCGAGATCATGAATGAAGATGGCTCAATGGCCCGTCGCCCTGACC
It contains:
- a CDS encoding protein kinase domain-containing protein, with the translated sequence MQSVNPSESTHPHPPQAHFDENNETVALMSGRYIKKHQIGEGCFSKVFLAEKITGNTENKYVALKKTSHYGEIEINAFKALNPHANIVTMLDHSLDSSTIAMELADCNVYQLIGLWGQDKTKLNSKQLNFFIAELLRGYLHILQKGRIISADIGKKNVLYVARENRLKISDFGRPNNSNDPLIWNRRQQKKIGELLLSLLDMMGHDCVGVPPGHKHCSDCLQHEIRICREGPNKSLKRLKQELSNEQEKIISDLLNARLDSGQIENILESLTTQLEILPKPEKFSDPLRA